A segment of the Hypnocyclicus thermotrophus genome:
AGGAAAATCTGCTATGGTTTTAGGTGCAGGAAGAGCTACAAAAGAAGATATTATAGATCATGCTGTAGGGCTTGTGCTTAATAAAAAAATTGGTGATGAAATAAAAGAAGGAGAATTATTGGCTACTATTTATTATAATGATGATAAAAATTTAAATTCTTCTATTAAACTTTTAAAAGAAGCATATGAAATATCAGAAAAAGAAATAGAGAAAAAAGATGTAATTTTAGATATAAAAAGTGTAAATATTTAATGGCTTTAATATAGAGATTAGGAGGAGTCTCATGAATATACAAAATATAAAAAAAGTAGAGCTTCATCTTCACTTAGATGGGTCACTTAGACCGAGTACAGTATTAGAATTAGCAAAAAAAGATGATATTGAATTACCTACATATGATTTAAATAAATTAAAAAAATATTTAAGTGTAGATGAGCATAATAAAGATTTAGTAGAATATCTAAAAAAATTTGAAATACCGGGTAAAGTTATGCAAACAAAAGAAAATCTTTCAAGAGTAAGTTATGAACTTGTAGAAGATTTAGCAAAAGATAATTATATTTATGCTGAGATAAGATTTGCACCACATTTTCATTTAGAAAAAGGATTAAATTTAGAAGAAGTGGTAGAAGCTGTTTTGAAAGGAATAGAAAAAGCTACTAAAAAATATGATATAAAAATTACTTTACTACTTTGTATAATGAGACATCTTTCTTTAGAAAAAGCTTTTGAAATATTAAATTTAACAGAAAAATATATAGGAAAAGGGGTATCAGGACTTGACCTTGCTGGAGATGAATTTAATTATCCAGCTACTATATTTAAAAAAGTTTTTAATGTAGCTAGAAATAAAGGGATACCTTTTACGATACATGCAGGTGAAGCTAGAGGTCCTGAAAGTGTTTGGGAAGCTATTAGCTTGGGTGCGAAACGATTAGGGCACGGAATAAGATCATATGAAGATGAAAGATTAATAGACTGTTTAAAAAAAGAAGATATCGCGTTAGAGTGTTGTCCAATCAGTAATTTGCATACCCATGCTATAAAAGATTTTCGTAATTATCCACTAAAATTTTATGTTGAAAATAATATAAATGCTTGTTTAAATACAGATAATAGGACTGTATCAAATACTAACTATCAAAAAGAGGTAGACTTTTTATCTAGCTATATTAATATAGATTTAGAAGATATAAACAAATTTAATAAAAATGCAATTAAATCAGCATTTATAACTGAAGATGAAAAAAAACAGCTTTTAAATAAATTAAAATAAATGATGGAGGAATAATAATGGAATTAAATAAATACATTGATCATACAGTATTGAAAGCAACTACAACAGTAAATGATATAAAAAAACTTTGTGCAGAAGCTAAAGAATATAAATTCTTTTCAGTTTGTGTAAATGGTAGCTATGTTAATTTAGCTAAAAAAGAATTAGAAGGAAGCGATGTAAAAGTAGCTGCTGTAATTGGATTTCCTTTAGGGGCTATGAGTAAAGAGGCTAAAGTATTTGAAGCAAAAAAATGTATTGAAGATGGAGCAAATGAGATAGATATGGTTTTAAATATTGGATTGCTTAAATCAGGAAAATATGATGAAGTAGAGCAAGAAATTAGAGAAATCAAAGAAGCTATTGGAGATAATGTATTAAAAGTAATATTAGAAACTTGTTATTTAACAGATGATGAAAAAAGAAAGGCTTGCGAATTATCTGTAAATGCTAAAGCTGATTTTGTAAAAACATCTACAGGATTTGGAACAGGTGGGGCAACTTTTGAAGATGTAGCACTTATGAAAGAAGTAGTAGGGGATAAAGCACAAATAAAAGCTTCTGGAGGAGTAAGAGATTTTGAAACTGCTAAAAAATATATTGATATGGGAGTAACTAGACTAGGGACTAGTTCAGGAGTATTATTAATGACTACAGGAAAAGCAAAAGAAGGAGAGTATTAATATATGGGCGTTTATAGCGCCCCTTTTACTATTTTTGTAATTAAAAAAATAGTATAAAGAAAGAAAATAATGCGCTTTTTAAGTAGATTTTATAAAAAATTTAATATTTTACTATTAATATAAGATATAGGAATTAGGAGGTATAATATGAAAGATATAGAAAGAGTAACAGTTATAGTTTTAGATAGTGCTGGAGTAGGAGAGTTACCAGATGCAAAAGATTTTGGTGACGAAGGTTCAAATACATTTGGACATATAGCGGAAGCAGTTGATGGAATAAGTTTACCAAATATGCAAAAAATGGGACTTGGAAATTTAACAAATATAAAAGGAGTAGATCCTTTAGTAGAAACAAATGGAGCTTATGGAAAAGCTAAAGAAGCTTCAAAAGGAAAAGATACAACTACTGGACATTGGGAAATAGGAGGAGTTATTTTAGAAAAACCATTTCCTACATATCCAAATGGATTTCCAAAAGAAGTAATAGAAGAATTTGAAAAAAGAACAGGAAGAAAAGTTTTAGCGAATAAACCATCTTCTGGTACTGTTATACTTGATGAATATGGAGAAGAACAAATGAAAACAGGAGCATTTATAGTTTATACTTCTGCTGATCCAGTTTTTCAAATAGCAGCACACGAAGAAATAATTCCTTTACAAGAATTATATAATGCTTGTAAAATAGCTCTTGAAATTTGTAATGAAATGTCACCAGTGGCTAGAGTAATAGCTAGACCATATGTAGGAGAAGGGAAAGGTAAATTTACTCGTACATCAAATAGACATGATTATTCAATAGCACCACCAAAGGAAACAATACTTGATAAAGTAAAAGCTGCAGGATTAGATGTAATAGCGATTGGAAAAACAAGTGATATTTTCTCAGGAAAAGGTGTAACTGATTCAAGAGGAACAAATAAAGATAATAAAGATGGAATATTAAAAACAATAAAAGCGTTAAAAGAAGATACAAAAGGATTGATTTTTACAAATTTAGTTGATTTTGATATGGTTTATGGTCATAGAAGAAATCCAGAAGGATATGCAAACGCATTAATAGAATTTGATAATTATTTACCAGAAATAATAGAAAATATGAAAGAAAAAGAGGTATTGATAATTACAGCTGATCATGGATGTGACCCTACATACAAAGGAACAGACCATACTAGAGAATATATTCCTATATTAGTATATGGAAAAGGAGTAAAATCTGTAAATATAGGAGAAAGAGAAACTTTTGCAGATATAGCTGCTACAATTGAAGAAATTTTATTAAATAAAGAAGTTGAAGGAAGCTTTGCAAAAGAAATATTAGAATAAAGTTAAAGAATTATATTAAAATTTGTTATTTCTATTAAAATATTAAAAAAGATATATTTGATTTTTATAAAAAATAGTTTCTATAAATAATAAATAACAATATTGTATTTTAGATATATAATTTAGAATATATTAATTTTGTAATAAAAAACTATAAAAAGGAGAAATCAATGAGAAAAGAAAAAATATTTTTAAAAGCAAGAGCATCATTAGTTTTTATGTTTTTATTAAGTGTTATGATATTTGGAGCAGATAAAAAGATTACTATTATGGAAACATCAGATATACATGGTAGAATTTATGCATATGATTATGCAATTGATGCACCAGATAAAGATGCAGGATTAGCTAAAATCATGACAATTATAAAAGAAGAAAAAGCCAAAGATCCAGATACAATATTAATTGATAATGGAGATACGGTTCAAGATAATAGTGCAGAATTATTTAATGATTTACCAACTCATCCAATGATTCAATCATTAAATTTAATGAAATATGATGTATGGGTATTAGGTAATCATGAATTTAATTTTGATTTAAATTTTTTAAAAAGAAATATAAAAGGATTTAATGGAACAGTATTAGCAGGAAATATTTACAATACAGATAATGAAGAAAGATTTGTAAAAGCATATAAAATATTTAATATAAAAGGAGTTAGAGTTGCAATTGTTGGAATGATAACACCTAATGTAACGCGTTGGGAAGCAAGTAGTCCAGAGCATTTTGAAGGGTTAAGATTTACAAAATTAATTGATGAAACAGAAAAAGTATTAAATGAATTAAATGGGAAATATGATGTATTAATAGGTAGTTATCATTTAGGAAGAAAAGGGGAATATGGAGGAGCAGGACTTTATGATATAGCTGATAAATTTCCTCAATTTGATGTATTATTTGGTGGACATGAACATGCTAAATATATAGAAAACAGAAATGGAGTACAATTAATAGAACCTGGGAAATATGGTGCAGCAGTAGCAAAAGCAGTTATAACAGTTTCTGAAAATAAGGATAAATATAAAGTTGCATCAATAAAACTAGAAAATATTGATACTATAAAAGTTAAAGAAGATAAAGAAATCTTAGATAAATTTGAATTTGTTGATAAAAAATCTAAAGAAGATGCTAATAAAGTTGTAGGAAAAATAACAGATGATTTTATAAAAGGAGTAGATTATATTACAAAAGCTGATAAAGTAACAACAATGCCAACAGCACAAGTGGAAGATACAGCTATAATAGATTTAATAAATGATGTGCAAATGTTTTATTCAAAAGCAGATGTTTCATCGGCAGCACTATTTAATTTTGGAAGTAATTTGAAAAAAGGAGAATTTAAGAAAAAAGATGTAGCATATATCTATAAATATCCTAATACTTTAATAGGAGTAAAGATAACAGGTAAAAATTTAAAAAAATATATGGAATGGTCAGCATCTTATTATAATATTTATCAATATGGAGATTTAACAGTTAGTTTTAATCCTAATGTAAGAGGATATAATTATGATATGTTTTCTGGAGTTACTTATGATATAAATTTATCTAAAGAAGCTGGAAATAGAATAGAAAATTTAAAATTTAAAGGGAAACCGATAGATGAAAACAAAATATATAAATTAGCTGTAAATAATTATAGATTTGGAACATTATTAGGGTTAAAATTAGTAACACCTGCAGATAAATATTATGATTCTTATGCTACAATGCAAGATTCAGGAAGAATTAGAGCATTAATTATAAAATATGTACAAGAAGAAAAAAATGGTGTAATATCACCAAAAGTAGATAATAATTGGAAAATTACAGGAGTAATATTGGAACATCCATTAAAAAATAAAGTGTTTGATATGGTCAAAAAAGGTGAAATAAAAATACCTACATCAAGTGATGGAAGAACAAAAAATATAAAATCATTAAATATAAGAGATTTAGAAAATAAAGGAATTATAAAACTTTCTGATATAAAAGGGATTATAAGATATAAAGTAAAACCAGGAGATACATTAAGTAAAATAGTTAAGGATAAAAATATTGAGTGGAAAGATATTGCTCAATTAAATGGATTAAAAAATCCAAATAGATTGAAAGTAGGACAAATTATATATCTTTATTAAAAGAAGAGCCGTAAGGCTCTTCTCTAATTATTAATAAAAGGAGATAATGTATGAAAAAGTATATGGATTTAATAATTTCTGCAATTTTGTTTTTAATTTTAATTATTTTTCAAATTAATTTTTTAAATCAACAAAGTAAAAGAAAAAAATACTTTAAACAAGAATTTGAGGTAGCAATTGTAGAAAATATAATAAAAGAAAGATTGGAAAAAGATAAAGTTATTGACAATAGATATAATGGAAGTCAAACATTAAAATTAAAAATTTTAACCGGGAGATTAAAAGGAAAAGAATTTGTAGTAATTAATCCAATGAGTGTAATGCATAATGCAAAGGCTGTTAAAGGGATTAAAATGATTGTAGGGATAACAAAAGAGAACGGGAAAGATTCTATTTGGGTTTATAATTATAAAAGGGATTATGTAGTATATATACTTGGTGGATTATTTATGATGTTATTAATAATGTTAGGTAAAAAGCAGGGAATTAGATCTTTAATTTCTTTAATTATTACAGGAAGTAATATAATTTTTATTATATTACCACGTATTTTTGCAGGACAAGATCCAATAATGGTTTCTATAATAACTATATCAATAACAACTATTATATCTTTTTTATTAATAAGTGGATATAATAAAAAGAGTCTATCTGCTATATTAGGAACTGTTGGTGGAAGTATTATAGCAGGGACATTAGTTTATATAGCAGGGAAATTAGCAGGTTTATCTGGAGTTACAATGGATAAAGGTCAACAATTACTTTATGTAGCTAGAGATTATAATATAAAGATAAAAGGATTACTATTTGTATCAATTTTAATAGCATCTCACGGTGCGATAATGGATGTAGGAATGTCTATAGCTTCTTCTGCATCGGAAATATATAAACATAAAAAAACTATATCAACATTAGAACTTTTTACTGCATTAATGAATATTGGAAAAGATATAACTGGAACTATGGCTAATACTTTGATATTGGCTTTTGTAGGAAGTTCTTTAAATTTAATGATGTTAATTTATGGATATAATATGCAATATTTACAATTTATGAATATGCCAATTATTGTTACAGAAGCTATAAATGGTTTTGCTGGAAGTATAGGAATTATTTCAACAGTACCATTAACAGCATTAATATCTGTAATTTTAATAAAAAAAAGTAATATAAATAATAATTTATTAAAGAAAAATTTATTAAAGAAAATTATGACTCTAAAAAAATAATGTATTTAAAATAATTTTATTTTAATTATGATGAGCCTTTTTTTATAGTTAAACTAATTATTTTAGGGATAAAAAAACGTGGTAAAAATTTTTGAATAAAAATTAAAAATTTATTATAATTGCCATAAAGAATAAGTTTTTTGTTATTATTAAATTTTTTAATAGAATAGTTTACTACTTTTTCAGCGTTAGGAATATTTCCTCTCCATTTACTAGGCGTAATATTTGATTTTTCTAAAAATTCTGTATTAGTAGCACCTGGACAAAATAAAGATATAAAGATATTTTTGTTTTTATTTTCCTCAATTAAGGATATAATAAAATTTGTAACAAAAGATTTGGATGCTGAATAGGTATTCATATATGGTACTGGCTGAAAACTTGCCGTTGAAGAAACAACTAATATTCTACCATAATTTTGTTTCTCCATTTTTTGTAGTAAATATTTTAATAATTTAACTATTGATAAAATATTTACTTGAATAATTGATTCATCTATTGCAATATCATAATTTATAAATTTTTTCAAAATTCCTATACCAGCACAATGAATAAAATAATCAATTGTTATGTTATTAATAGATGAATTTAAAATTTCAATAAAATTATTTTTAGATAAATCAAGGGGAAGGACTGTAACATAAATATTATATTTATTTTCAAAATCAAATTTTATATTATTTAATATATTTTTTCTGCGAGCAATTAAAATAAGATTATAATGATTTTCAGCATAATATTTAGCATATTCATATCCCATTCCACTACTAGCACCAGTAATTAAAGCTGTTTTATACATAATATCACCTTATAATAAAAAAAATATTAAATAAATAAGTAAAAAAATATTTATAAATAAGCTAATTAAACATATTAAAATTAAAAAATCAAATTTTTTTTTAAATTTTTCAAATACTAAATTAATTGCTTCTATTTCTTCTTTTATTTTTTCAATATCTTCAGTATTTTGTATATTAATTTTAGAAAAATTTTCTTTAATAGTTAAACTATTATTTTTTCTTAAAAAACCTCTTTTTAACAATTCAATCATCATTTACTCCTTTGTTAATCACTTTTTAATGTTATTTTTAAAAATGTTTGAAATATTATCTTTTATACCTATTTCATTTATAGATTTTAACGCATTTTCACGGCTAATTTTTCTACTTAATTTTTCATCAAATTCAGATGAATATTTGCAGTATTCTTTTGTAAGATAACCAACTCTTAAAGAAAGTAGTGCATTACAAGTACCATCAAATATACTATCAGTTATTTTTCCACCAATTTTACTTATTATAGGAAAACTGGATAAAAATTGTTTTAAAAATGAATCAACTAATTCAGTAATAGTTATATCTGAAAATGCTGATGCAGCTAAAACATTTGCAAGAACAGAAATATAAATATTAAGAATTTCTTTTAATTTTGGTCTTTGATTATATAAATGAGCTATTTTCCAAATAAGTTCAACTTGTAATTTTAATATAAAAATAGCATCTAAAGTACCATTTTGTGATATGGCAGTAGATACAAAAATAGATTTTGCATAATCTTTTATAAGTTTATCACATTTTTTATCTGTAGTTTTTTCTATTTCTCTTAAAATGGTTTTAATTCCATTTATACTATTTGCATTTTCAAGAGATTTTATTAAATTACGATTAATATATTCTTGCATATAATTTTTTTTTAATCTTTTTTTATATTCTTTGAGTATTCTTTTTTTGTATTTATAATAAAAATCTCTTTTTTCATCAGGACTAGAATAAATATATGGTCTTTTAAGAGATTTTTGCAATAAAAATAATTTAATAATAGGATATATCATAGAAATAAAAATGATTATATATATGCTCCAAATTACATAATACCCATAAGGAATTT
Coding sequences within it:
- the add gene encoding adenosine deaminase — protein: MNIQNIKKVELHLHLDGSLRPSTVLELAKKDDIELPTYDLNKLKKYLSVDEHNKDLVEYLKKFEIPGKVMQTKENLSRVSYELVEDLAKDNYIYAEIRFAPHFHLEKGLNLEEVVEAVLKGIEKATKKYDIKITLLLCIMRHLSLEKAFEILNLTEKYIGKGVSGLDLAGDEFNYPATIFKKVFNVARNKGIPFTIHAGEARGPESVWEAISLGAKRLGHGIRSYEDERLIDCLKKEDIALECCPISNLHTHAIKDFRNYPLKFYVENNINACLNTDNRTVSNTNYQKEVDFLSSYINIDLEDINKFNKNAIKSAFITEDEKKQLLNKLK
- the deoC gene encoding deoxyribose-phosphate aldolase, with the translated sequence MELNKYIDHTVLKATTTVNDIKKLCAEAKEYKFFSVCVNGSYVNLAKKELEGSDVKVAAVIGFPLGAMSKEAKVFEAKKCIEDGANEIDMVLNIGLLKSGKYDEVEQEIREIKEAIGDNVLKVILETCYLTDDEKRKACELSVNAKADFVKTSTGFGTGGATFEDVALMKEVVGDKAQIKASGGVRDFETAKKYIDMGVTRLGTSSGVLLMTTGKAKEGEY
- a CDS encoding phosphopentomutase, translated to MKDIERVTVIVLDSAGVGELPDAKDFGDEGSNTFGHIAEAVDGISLPNMQKMGLGNLTNIKGVDPLVETNGAYGKAKEASKGKDTTTGHWEIGGVILEKPFPTYPNGFPKEVIEEFEKRTGRKVLANKPSSGTVILDEYGEEQMKTGAFIVYTSADPVFQIAAHEEIIPLQELYNACKIALEICNEMSPVARVIARPYVGEGKGKFTRTSNRHDYSIAPPKETILDKVKAAGLDVIAIGKTSDIFSGKGVTDSRGTNKDNKDGILKTIKALKEDTKGLIFTNLVDFDMVYGHRRNPEGYANALIEFDNYLPEIIENMKEKEVLIITADHGCDPTYKGTDHTREYIPILVYGKGVKSVNIGERETFADIAATIEEILLNKEVEGSFAKEILE
- a CDS encoding 5'-nucleotidase C-terminal domain-containing protein; the protein is MRKEKIFLKARASLVFMFLLSVMIFGADKKITIMETSDIHGRIYAYDYAIDAPDKDAGLAKIMTIIKEEKAKDPDTILIDNGDTVQDNSAELFNDLPTHPMIQSLNLMKYDVWVLGNHEFNFDLNFLKRNIKGFNGTVLAGNIYNTDNEERFVKAYKIFNIKGVRVAIVGMITPNVTRWEASSPEHFEGLRFTKLIDETEKVLNELNGKYDVLIGSYHLGRKGEYGGAGLYDIADKFPQFDVLFGGHEHAKYIENRNGVQLIEPGKYGAAVAKAVITVSENKDKYKVASIKLENIDTIKVKEDKEILDKFEFVDKKSKEDANKVVGKITDDFIKGVDYITKADKVTTMPTAQVEDTAIIDLINDVQMFYSKADVSSAALFNFGSNLKKGEFKKKDVAYIYKYPNTLIGVKITGKNLKKYMEWSASYYNIYQYGDLTVSFNPNVRGYNYDMFSGVTYDINLSKEAGNRIENLKFKGKPIDENKIYKLAVNNYRFGTLLGLKLVTPADKYYDSYATMQDSGRIRALIIKYVQEEKNGVISPKVDNNWKITGVILEHPLKNKVFDMVKKGEIKIPTSSDGRTKNIKSLNIRDLENKGIIKLSDIKGIIRYKVKPGDTLSKIVKDKNIEWKDIAQLNGLKNPNRLKVGQIIYLY
- a CDS encoding YibE/F family protein, whose translation is MKKYMDLIISAILFLILIIFQINFLNQQSKRKKYFKQEFEVAIVENIIKERLEKDKVIDNRYNGSQTLKLKILTGRLKGKEFVVINPMSVMHNAKAVKGIKMIVGITKENGKDSIWVYNYKRDYVVYILGGLFMMLLIMLGKKQGIRSLISLIITGSNIIFIILPRIFAGQDPIMVSIITISITTIISFLLISGYNKKSLSAILGTVGGSIIAGTLVYIAGKLAGLSGVTMDKGQQLLYVARDYNIKIKGLLFVSILIASHGAIMDVGMSIASSASEIYKHKKTISTLELFTALMNIGKDITGTMANTLILAFVGSSLNLMMLIYGYNMQYLQFMNMPIIVTEAINGFAGSIGIISTVPLTALISVILIKKSNINNNLLKKNLLKKIMTLKK
- a CDS encoding SDR family NAD(P)-dependent oxidoreductase, translating into MYKTALITGASSGMGYEYAKYYAENHYNLILIARRKNILNNIKFDFENKYNIYVTVLPLDLSKNNFIEILNSSINNITIDYFIHCAGIGILKKFINYDIAIDESIIQVNILSIVKLLKYLLQKMEKQNYGRILVVSSTASFQPVPYMNTYSASKSFVTNFIISLIEENKNKNIFISLFCPGATNTEFLEKSNITPSKWRGNIPNAEKVVNYSIKKFNNNKKLILYGNYNKFLIFIQKFLPRFFIPKIISLTIKKGSS
- a CDS encoding YcjF family protein, with amino-acid sequence MKKILFNSLIPFIIGLFIFWSISFYNDLDNFSIKVGSKIPYGYYVIWSIYIIIFISMIYPIIKLFLLQKSLKRPYIYSSPDEKRDFYYKYKKRILKEYKKRLKKNYMQEYINRNLIKSLENANSINGIKTILREIEKTTDKKCDKLIKDYAKSIFVSTAISQNGTLDAIFILKLQVELIWKIAHLYNQRPKLKEILNIYISVLANVLAASAFSDITITELVDSFLKQFLSSFPIISKIGGKITDSIFDGTCNALLSLRVGYLTKEYCKYSSEFDEKLSRKISRENALKSINEIGIKDNISNIFKNNIKK